The following coding sequences lie in one Nycticebus coucang isolate mNycCou1 chromosome 20, mNycCou1.pri, whole genome shotgun sequence genomic window:
- the LOC128572482 gene encoding zinc finger protein 98-like translates to MSSHYTQDFLLKQDIMESLQKGIRRKYGSCGLDKLPLRKDWDRMGEGKKQKLCYSGLAQIFSTTHRTIIQSNKCMCVLSKSTNLTKHKVRNTRKKTFKCNKCAKAFHDRSNLFTYKEVNTGQKLYKCKECGKMFNQCSVFSIHKRINTGEKPYKCEECGKAFNQCSALTKHKRIHTGEKSYKCGKCGRAFNQCSNLTRHKRIHTGEKPYKCEECGKAFIQCSNLKKHNRIHTGEKPYKCEECGKAFNHYSALKRHKIIHTGEKPYKCEECGKAFNYCSALTRHKRIHTREKHYKCGECGKAFNHSSTLTTHKRIHTGEKPYKCEECGKAFNYCSALTRHKRIHTREKHYKCGECGKAFNHSSTLTTHKRIHTGQKPYKCEECGKVFNYCSHLIRHTRSHTGEIPYKCEECGKAFSQCSALTTHKKIHIGEKPYKCEECGKTLNRCSH, encoded by the exons atgtctTCACATTATACCCAGGACTTCTTGCTAAAGCAGGATATCATGGAATCATTACAAAAAGGAATAAGGAGAAAATATGGAAGTTGTGGCCTGGACAAGTTACCCCTAAGAAAAGACTGGGATAGAATGGGTGAGGGTAAGAAGCAGAAATTGTGTTACAGTGGACTAGCCCAAATCTTCTCAACTACACATAGGACAATCATTCAAAGTAATAAATGTATGTGTGTCCTTAGTAAATCTACAAATCTAACTAAGCACAAGGTaagaaatacaagaaagaaaactttcaaaTGTAACAAATGTGCCAAAGCTTTTCATGACAGGTCAAATCTTTTTACGTATAAGGAAGTTAACACAGGACAAAAACTCTATAAGTGTAAAGAATGTGGTAAAATGTTCAACCAGTGCTCTGTTTTTAgtatacataaaagaattaatactggagagaaaccctacaaatgtgaagaatgtggcaaagcatttAATCAGTGCTCAGCTCTTACaaaacataagagaattcatactggagagaaatcttacaaatgtgGAAAATGTGGCAGAGCCTTTAACCAGTGCTCAAATCTTACAAGACATAAGAGAAtacatactggagagaaaccctacaaatgtgaagaatgtggcaaagcctttatccAGTGCTCAAACCTTAAAAAACATaatagaattcatactggagagaaaccctacaaatgtgaagaatgtggcaaagcctttaaccactACTCAGCtcttaaaagacataaaataattcatactggagagaaaccctacaaatgcgaagaatgtggcaaagcctttaactacTGCTCAGCTCTTACAAGACATAAGAGAATTCACACTAGAGAGAAACACTACAAATGTggagaatgtggcaaagcctttaaccactCCTCAACTCTTACaacacataagagaattcatactggagagaaaccatacaaatgtgaagaatgtggcaaagcctttaactacTGCTCAGCTCTTACAAGACATAAGAGAATTCACACTAGAGAGAAACACTACAAATGTggagaatgtggcaaagcctttaaccactCCTCAACTCTTACaacacataagagaattcatactggacagaaaccatacaaatgtgaagaatgtggcaaagtctttaacTACTGCTCACATCTTATAAGACATACAAGAAGTCATACTGGAGAGataccctacaaatgtgaagaatgtggcaaagcctttagccAGTGCTCAGCTCTTACAACGCATAAGAAAATTCACattggagagaaaccctacaa atgtgaagaatgtggcaaaaccttGAACAGGTGTTCACACTAA